In the genome of Terribacillus sp. FSL K6-0262, one region contains:
- the rhaM gene encoding L-rhamnose mutarotase — translation MIRKASVMYVYRDKFDEYKKRHDKLWPEMEQVLKGHGVSNYSIFLHEPTAMLFAYLEAESEEMHAKIAETEACRRWWAYMQDIMQTNPDDSPVSETMKEVFHLD, via the coding sequence ATGATTCGAAAAGCTAGTGTGATGTATGTGTATCGGGATAAATTCGATGAGTATAAAAAACGCCATGATAAGCTATGGCCGGAGATGGAGCAAGTGCTGAAGGGGCATGGCGTCAGCAACTACAGCATTTTTCTGCACGAACCGACTGCGATGCTGTTTGCCTATCTGGAAGCGGAATCCGAGGAAATGCATGCGAAAATTGCAGAGACGGAAGCCTGTCGCCGATGGTGGGCATACATGCAGGATATCATGCAGACAAATCCCGATGATAGTCCGGTCAGCGAGACGATGAAAGAGGTATTCCATTTAGATTAA
- the rhaA gene encoding L-rhamnose isomerase codes for MTVIKAFEMAKSVYESAGVDVEAALAKLKTIPISIHCWQGDDIGGFEVQQNELSGGIDVTGNYPGKATTPEELRSDLEMALRLIPGKHRINLHAIYAETDGQHVERNEIKPEHFRNWVEWAKQHELGLDFNPTVFSHEKAADGLTLAHPNEEIRQFWIEHCIASRRIGEYFGKELGTASLTNIWVPDGYKDVPSDRLTPRERLKRSLDQIFAVEIDEKYNIDAVESKLFGIGSESYVVGSHEFYMGYALTRGKHLLMDTGHYHPTEMVSNKISGMLPFTDKIALHVSRPVRWDSDHVVTFDDELKEIALELVRNRVLDNIRIGLDFFDASINRVAAWVIGTRNMQKALLYALLTPHEELKDYQEKGQFTERLMLMEELKSYPFGAIWDYFCQEMQVPHGTAWWQHVKEYERNEMARR; via the coding sequence ATGACAGTGATCAAAGCGTTTGAAATGGCAAAATCAGTATACGAATCAGCAGGTGTCGATGTCGAAGCAGCATTGGCAAAATTGAAAACGATACCAATAAGCATTCACTGCTGGCAGGGTGACGATATCGGCGGTTTTGAAGTGCAGCAGAATGAACTGTCAGGCGGTATCGATGTAACTGGAAATTATCCAGGGAAAGCGACGACACCCGAAGAGCTGCGCTCCGATCTTGAAATGGCGCTTCGCCTCATTCCGGGTAAGCATCGCATTAACCTGCACGCCATCTATGCAGAGACAGATGGCCAGCATGTCGAGCGTAATGAAATAAAGCCCGAGCATTTCCGCAATTGGGTAGAGTGGGCGAAGCAGCATGAGCTGGGGCTGGATTTCAATCCAACTGTCTTCTCGCATGAAAAAGCTGCCGACGGTCTGACACTTGCCCACCCAAATGAAGAAATCCGACAATTCTGGATCGAGCATTGTATCGCTTCACGCAGGATCGGGGAATATTTCGGCAAAGAACTAGGTACGGCAAGTCTTACAAATATCTGGGTCCCTGATGGATATAAGGATGTGCCGAGTGACCGCCTGACGCCAAGGGAACGTCTGAAACGCTCACTCGATCAAATATTTGCTGTCGAAATCGATGAAAAATATAATATCGATGCTGTGGAAAGCAAATTATTCGGCATTGGCTCCGAGTCCTATGTCGTCGGATCCCATGAATTTTATATGGGTTATGCGCTGACTCGAGGCAAGCATCTGCTGATGGACACCGGGCATTATCATCCGACAGAAATGGTTTCCAACAAGATCAGTGGCATGCTGCCATTTACCGATAAAATTGCCTTGCATGTTTCCCGGCCGGTCCGCTGGGACAGTGACCATGTGGTGACGTTCGATGATGAGCTGAAGGAAATTGCACTTGAGCTAGTCCGGAACCGAGTACTTGATAATATCCGCATCGGGCTTGATTTCTTTGATGCCAGCATCAATCGCGTTGCTGCTTGGGTGATCGGGACACGCAATATGCAAAAGGCACTGCTGTATGCACTTCTCACGCCTCATGAAGAGCTGAAGGACTATCAGGAGAAAGGGCAATTCACGGAAAGGCTCATGCTGATGGAAGAACTGAAAAGCTACCCATTCGGCGCAATTTGGGATTACTTCTGTCAGGAAATGCAAGTACCCCACGGAACTGCCTGGTGGCAGCATGTCAAAGAGTATGAAAGAAATGAAATGGCACGCCGGTAA
- a CDS encoding DeoR/GlpR family DNA-binding transcription regulator, whose amino-acid sequence MLVAERQRKIVELVNERASVRVTELSSLFHVTEETIRRDLEKLEKEQLLHRSHGGAVRIEEGATEIAHEAREVMHMQEKQAIAKAAVSDIHTGERIILDASTTAWYMAKELPNMPLTIITNSIKVALACSTKDQIRVISLGGQLLSKSLSYVGPLTERSLTTYYVDKTFLSCKSVHLEHGLSDSNEQQAIVKKQMIEIAEQTILLADSSKFGKRAFATITGLDRISKVYTDTGIDSITSNHFEKQNIEFQAVN is encoded by the coding sequence ATGTTAGTTGCAGAAAGACAAAGGAAGATCGTCGAGCTGGTCAACGAACGGGCAAGCGTCCGGGTCACCGAGCTTAGCTCCCTCTTCCATGTGACCGAGGAGACGATACGGCGCGACCTCGAGAAGCTGGAAAAGGAGCAGCTGCTCCATCGCAGTCATGGCGGAGCTGTGCGGATCGAAGAAGGGGCAACGGAGATTGCGCATGAAGCACGCGAAGTAATGCATATGCAGGAAAAGCAAGCGATTGCCAAAGCGGCAGTCTCCGATATCCACACCGGGGAACGAATCATTCTCGATGCCAGCACGACAGCATGGTATATGGCAAAAGAATTGCCGAATATGCCGCTGACGATCATAACCAACAGTATCAAAGTGGCACTTGCCTGCAGTACAAAGGATCAGATCCGTGTCATTTCGCTCGGCGGACAGCTGCTGTCAAAATCATTATCCTATGTCGGACCGCTGACGGAGAGATCATTGACGACCTATTATGTAGATAAAACTTTCCTTTCGTGCAAGAGTGTCCATCTCGAGCATGGTTTGAGTGACTCGAATGAACAGCAGGCGATCGTGAAGAAGCAAATGATCGAGATAGCGGAACAAACAATCCTCCTGGCCGATTCCAGTAAATTCGGCAAGCGTGCTTTCGCCACAATCACCGGTCTGGATAGGATTTCGAAGGTCTACACAGATACAGGGATAGATTCCATCACAAGCAACCATTTTGAAAAACAGAACATCGAGTTCCAAGCCGTGAACTAA